A DNA window from Ignavibacteriales bacterium contains the following coding sequences:
- a CDS encoding NAD(P)H-dependent oxidoreductase produces MKKILIINGHPDKNSLCYEFAISYKRGAEKSSSDCTLVNLIDLHFDPILHYGYRQRTELEPDLLKVQNDILNADHLVFIYPTWWGTYPALLKGFIDRVFLPKFAFKHRDNSLFWDKLLKRKSARLIVTMDTPKWYYSLIYKSPGHNSMKRGILGFCGIKPVKISAFGPIKSSDDFKRKKWINQIEKLGQEQK; encoded by the coding sequence ATAAAAAAGATTTTGATAATCAACGGACATCCTGACAAAAACAGTTTATGTTATGAATTTGCAATTAGTTATAAAAGAGGAGCTGAAAAATCTTCATCTGATTGCACATTAGTAAATCTTATAGATTTGCATTTTGACCCAATTTTACATTATGGATATAGGCAAAGGACTGAACTTGAACCAGATTTGTTGAAAGTCCAGAACGACATATTAAATGCTGACCATTTGGTTTTTATTTATCCTACATGGTGGGGGACATATCCTGCGTTATTAAAAGGATTTATTGATAGAGTTTTTCTACCAAAGTTTGCTTTTAAACATCGTGACAACTCTTTGTTTTGGGATAAACTGCTAAAGAGAAAATCTGCAAGACTTATTGTAACAATGGACACGCCTAAATGGTATTATTCATTGATATATAAGAGCCCAGGTCACAATTCGATGAAAAGAGGAATTTTAGGGTTTTGTGGAATAAAACCTGTAAAAATAAGTGCATTTGGACCGATTAAATCATCTGACGATTTTAAACGTAAAAAATGGATTAATCAAATAGAAAAACTTGGTCAAGAACAAAAATAA
- a CDS encoding SDR family NAD(P)-dependent oxidoreductase: MNNAIIIGATSGIGKGLAKLLVDNGYKVGISGRRSELLDELKKRNPNSFVTKTFDITDTDLVVENLEELTSEMGGLDLLILCAGTGDLNENLDFEIEKRTIDTNVVGFTCIADWTFKFFEKQEYGHLVAISSIGGLRGSRQAPSYNATKAYQINYLEGLRQKTANLKKPIFIIDIRPGLVDTEMAKGDGLFWVMPAQKTVSQIFNAVKKRRKIVYVTKRWRIIASILKLIPRPIYDRM, encoded by the coding sequence ATGAATAATGCAATAATAATTGGTGCAACATCAGGCATAGGAAAGGGACTTGCAAAATTACTAGTGGACAACGGCTACAAAGTTGGAATTTCCGGAAGACGTTCAGAGTTACTTGACGAATTAAAAAAAAGAAATCCTAATTCTTTTGTAACAAAAACTTTTGACATAACAGACACTGATTTAGTCGTTGAGAATTTAGAAGAATTGACTTCTGAAATGGGTGGACTTGACTTACTTATTCTATGTGCAGGAACAGGTGACTTAAACGAAAATTTGGACTTTGAAATAGAAAAACGCACAATTGACACAAATGTAGTTGGGTTTACTTGTATTGCAGACTGGACATTTAAATTCTTTGAAAAACAAGAGTACGGACATTTGGTCGCTATCAGTTCAATTGGCGGATTACGAGGAAGCAGGCAAGCGCCATCCTACAATGCAACAAAAGCCTACCAAATAAATTACTTAGAAGGATTAAGACAAAAAACAGCTAATCTGAAAAAGCCAATATTTATTATTGATATAAGGCCGGGTCTTGTAGATACTGAAATGGCAAAAGGAGATGGATTATTTTGGGTGATGCCTGCACAAAAAACGGTAAGTCAAATTTTTAATGCTGTAAAAAAGAGAAGAAAAATTGTATACGTAACAAAACGTTGGAGAATAATTGCTTCAATTTTGAAATTAATACCTAGGCCAATTTATGACAGAATGTGA
- a CDS encoding DUF4386 domain-containing protein: MNPNRKTAIAFGIFLISGIIFGILNTVPALEYPDYLVKLSSIKMQVLMAIFFQFTMAAIYVCVAVLLYPIIKKYNELYALGYFGFRIIGAAFLFVGIVSLLLLLYISQSFVSAGQPNQSHFQTIGALLRVGRDWMNHIGFILPWSLGGLILYYSFFRMKLIPAWLSVWGIIGSTLTLLATFLLMFELIEIVTPIYLLMNTPTALFELVLAVFLIRKGFNSSAITF, encoded by the coding sequence ATGAATCCAAATAGAAAAACAGCAATTGCATTTGGAATATTTCTAATTAGCGGAATAATTTTTGGAATATTAAATACGGTTCCTGCGTTGGAGTATCCAGATTATCTGGTAAAATTATCATCAATCAAGATGCAAGTTTTGATGGCAATATTTTTTCAATTTACTATGGCTGCAATTTATGTGTGCGTTGCGGTTTTATTATATCCCATAATTAAAAAATATAATGAATTGTATGCACTCGGGTACTTCGGATTCAGAATAATTGGGGCTGCATTTCTTTTTGTCGGAATAGTTTCTCTATTGCTGTTATTATATATAAGTCAAAGTTTTGTATCAGCAGGGCAGCCAAACCAATCACATTTCCAGACCATAGGAGCATTACTTAGAGTAGGTAGAGATTGGATGAATCATATTGGCTTTATACTGCCGTGGAGTTTAGGCGGTTTAATATTATACTATTCTTTTTTTAGAATGAAACTAATTCCTGCATGGCTATCGGTCTGGGGTATTATTGGTTCTACTTTAACTTTATTGGCAACATTTCTGTTAATGTTTGAACTAATTGAAATAGTAACACCAATTTACTTGTTAATGAATACACCAACAGCTTTATTTGAATTAGTTTTGGCAGTTTTTCTCATAAGAAAAGGATTTAATTCATCAGCAATAACTTTCTAA
- a CDS encoding 2-dehydropantoate 2-reductase, with protein sequence MKIGIIGTGGVGGYFGGKIAKAGYDVTFVTRGLNLNVLKTNGLIVKSIQGDFKISRVNATEKIEDLKHSDLILICVKAWQVKEVALKLKSVIKENAVVIPLQNGILAVDELKIYLNEVNIVGGLCFIISKMESPGIINHFGVEPSIVFGEINNLKTERLNNIKEVFDKSGIKSKISEDIKADLWKKFITICVSGLLAVTKSTYGELRELPETRRMMIDLLQEIYMLSQKIGVDIKSDFVDNIVTLIDTYPYDSTSSLTRDIWEGKPSEINYQNGTVVKLGQRYGIETTINKFVYSCILPMELKARISGNMK encoded by the coding sequence ATGAAAATCGGAATAATCGGTACAGGAGGGGTCGGAGGTTACTTCGGCGGTAAGATTGCAAAAGCAGGTTATGATGTTACATTTGTTACCAGAGGATTAAATCTTAATGTATTAAAAACAAACGGTCTAATCGTAAAAAGTATTCAAGGAGATTTTAAAATAAGCAGAGTTAACGCGACCGAGAAAATAGAAGATTTGAAACATTCAGATTTGATTTTAATTTGTGTTAAAGCATGGCAGGTGAAAGAAGTTGCATTAAAATTAAAATCGGTTATAAAAGAAAATGCCGTTGTAATCCCTCTCCAAAACGGAATATTGGCAGTTGATGAATTAAAAATTTATCTAAACGAAGTTAATATTGTAGGTGGCTTATGTTTTATAATAAGCAAAATGGAATCGCCTGGAATAATAAATCACTTTGGGGTCGAGCCTTCAATTGTATTTGGAGAAATAAATAATTTGAAAACCGAAAGATTAAATAATATAAAAGAAGTATTTGATAAGTCAGGAATAAAATCAAAAATATCAGAAGATATTAAGGCGGATTTATGGAAGAAATTTATAACAATCTGTGTAAGCGGACTGCTGGCTGTAACAAAATCGACGTACGGCGAACTTAGAGAATTGCCTGAAACTCGCAGGATGATGATTGATTTGTTGCAAGAAATTTATATGCTCTCTCAAAAAATTGGAGTAGATATAAAGTCCGATTTTGTAGATAATATTGTAACACTGATTGATACTTATCCGTATGATTCTACATCATCCTTGACAAGAGATATATGGGAGGGAAAGCCGTCCGAGATTAATTATCAGAATGGAACCGTCGTTAAACTTGGACAGAGATACGGCATTGAAACAACGATAAATAAGTTTGTTTATAGTTGCATTCTTCCAATGGAATTAAAAGCAAGAATATCGGGAAACATGAAATAA
- a CDS encoding PD40 domain-containing protein, whose protein sequence is MKTIIKSFIILCVSPIISCAQNNGSVSHISLFGNPPDSIPKIFAKGVISVPDRYEYGIAISPNYDELFFTAEKPAKGLMVMKKLADGNWSTPRTANLRGDSSWEFEAFYTPDGKKLFFSSDVNDTSRLWFLIKEKTKWSFPRLLESPVNDTPVFWATFSENNTMYYTNLSVFKIYRSQIVDNQYKTTEKVELPFGVHPYVSRDESFILFNGKGDIYVTFKENDQKWSAPIKLGGLINTSEYNETCPSLSPDEKYIFFSRYNDLNEKSDIYWVSASIIGDKRNQVLKNK, encoded by the coding sequence ATGAAAACAATAATTAAATCATTCATTATTTTGTGTGTAAGCCCAATAATTTCTTGCGCTCAGAATAATGGTTCTGTCTCTCACATTTCTTTATTCGGAAATCCCCCAGATTCGATTCCAAAAATATTTGCAAAAGGGGTAATTTCTGTTCCCGACAGATATGAATACGGTATTGCGATTTCACCAAATTATGATGAATTGTTTTTTACTGCTGAGAAACCCGCAAAAGGATTGATGGTAATGAAAAAACTAGCTGATGGAAATTGGTCAACTCCGAGAACAGCTAATTTAAGAGGTGATAGTAGCTGGGAATTTGAAGCATTTTATACTCCCGATGGGAAAAAGCTTTTTTTCTCATCTGATGTAAACGATACTTCCCGTCTTTGGTTCTTAATAAAAGAAAAAACAAAATGGTCGTTTCCCAGATTATTGGAATCTCCTGTTAACGATACTCCTGTTTTCTGGGCAACTTTTTCTGAGAATAATACAATGTATTATACAAATCTATCTGTATTTAAAATTTACAGGTCGCAGATTGTTGACAATCAATATAAGACAACAGAAAAAGTAGAATTACCATTCGGTGTTCATCCGTATGTTTCCAGAGATGAAAGTTTTATCCTTTTTAATGGTAAAGGTGATATCTACGTAACATTTAAAGAGAATGATCAGAAGTGGTCCGCCCCTATAAAACTTGGAGGATTAATTAATACTTCGGAATATAATGAAACCTGCCCATCATTATCACCTGATGAGAAGTATATCTTTTTTAGCAGGTATAATGATTTAAATGAAAAAAGTGATATCTATTGGGTTAGCGCCAGTATAATCGGCGACAAAAGAAACCAAGTATTAAAAAATAAGTAA
- a CDS encoding SDR family oxidoreductase, producing the protein MRILVLGASGATGRLVVKQLINRNVKVKIVVRKNSMVLTEFLNHELIETVVGNIAEFDLNKNIDLINDCNAVISCLGHNISFKGMFGKPRLLVTNSIRNICEAIEVAKKDKVKIILMNTTACRNRLIAENYSFADRVVLSLLTILLPPHIDNVMAALYLSNEIGKSNSKVEWAALRPDTLINKEKVSEYEILESPKRSPVFNAGKTSRINVSHFMTELLWNGELWNKWKYKMPVIYNLKN; encoded by the coding sequence ATGAGGATTTTAGTGTTAGGGGCTTCCGGTGCTACGGGCCGATTGGTTGTTAAACAACTTATAAATAGAAATGTTAAAGTTAAAATTGTAGTGCGTAAAAACAGTATGGTATTAACTGAATTTTTGAACCACGAACTTATAGAAACTGTGGTTGGAAATATTGCTGAATTTGACCTGAATAAAAATATTGATTTGATTAACGATTGTAATGCCGTTATTTCTTGTCTTGGACACAATATTTCATTCAAAGGTATGTTTGGAAAACCACGACTGCTGGTTACAAATTCGATAAGAAATATTTGTGAAGCAATTGAAGTGGCGAAAAAAGATAAAGTAAAAATAATTCTAATGAATACCACTGCATGTAGAAATAGATTAATAGCAGAGAATTATTCTTTTGCTGACAGAGTCGTGCTGTCTCTTCTAACTATTTTATTACCTCCGCATATAGATAATGTAATGGCGGCATTATATCTTTCAAATGAGATTGGAAAAAGCAATTCGAAAGTAGAATGGGCAGCTTTAAGACCTGATACTTTAATAAATAAAGAGAAGGTAAGTGAATATGAAATTCTGGAATCTCCGAAGAGAAGTCCTGTTTTCAATGCAGGAAAAACAAGTAGAATAAATGTTAGCCATTTTATGACTGAATTATTATGGAATGGGGAATTATGGAATAAATGGAAATATAAAATGCCGGTGATCTATAATCTTAAAAATTGA
- a CDS encoding GHKL domain-containing protein, protein MASFYSLPAIVALAINLSLFIIILLDNPKSYAHRLFALLVFCFALWNIADIIIVNSITPELASLAGAIIVAAMLFASTFILLLSFSFPRSVQSKFDRLSVRPLFLIAPLIFTLLAGMQIVHPLKLHHLIEQNIYCYVVDIFGNPLNVLIYMFLFLYIAWGIHNFVTQLKLSHSRKERTQILYFLYGIIGFGLTVAMLDFLREYEQIHFYGSRLLYLLISVFLSFVILRGRVLIPRTRAKLGFAYSLVTGIMFGIYLIVIKNIAYVIDNKFYIDSFWIEAVLIIVLAFIFRPLVVRVQTLIEHLFYQDIFRYRRNFIRFTREALHYTNAREMTEAAIRFLRETIFVSISDVLLKDNSESIFRSVINSGITLPRDGCLSTIISKESKPCEVEEIMETCSTDERTILQEYRGGYVVGLYTEKAMSGLLLIGPMTTRKPYSIDEVEFFTIFANEISMSIERNVLIEKMRDEQAKAAQFERLASLGRLTAGIAHDFRNPLGIISISAQTILRNPKDEQIHQKMSAFIVDESKRLNKTIDSFLHFAKPHKPTWEEANLEKIIDGIVQTINTQASESNVTINKELFGEIPKLTTSVQHLSRVLTNLGVNAIEAMPKGGELNFKVMNEDNFITITVSDTGTGIPEELKSKIFDPFFTTKSNGTGLGLSIVHSMVESIKGEISLTSNKNGTTFYIKLPIDGSRI, encoded by the coding sequence ATGGCTTCATTCTACTCGCTTCCAGCAATTGTTGCTTTGGCGATTAATTTATCGCTTTTTATAATTATTCTTCTCGATAATCCAAAGAGTTATGCTCACAGACTTTTTGCACTCCTAGTATTCTGCTTTGCCCTTTGGAATATAGCTGATATAATTATTGTTAATAGCATTACTCCAGAGCTGGCATCTCTTGCTGGGGCCATAATTGTAGCGGCAATGCTGTTTGCTTCAACTTTTATCCTTCTATTATCATTTTCATTTCCACGAAGTGTACAATCTAAATTTGATCGTTTATCTGTGCGTCCGCTATTCCTTATAGCACCACTCATATTCACTCTACTGGCCGGGATGCAAATTGTCCATCCTTTGAAACTTCACCACCTTATAGAACAGAATATCTATTGTTATGTCGTAGATATTTTTGGTAATCCATTGAATGTTTTGATTTATATGTTTCTCTTTTTGTATATCGCATGGGGAATACACAATTTTGTTACACAATTAAAACTTTCACACTCGAGGAAAGAGCGTACACAGATTCTATATTTCTTATATGGAATTATAGGTTTCGGTTTAACGGTTGCAATGCTCGATTTCTTAAGAGAATATGAACAAATACATTTTTATGGATCTAGACTATTATATCTTTTAATAAGCGTTTTCTTGTCTTTCGTTATTCTACGTGGGCGAGTTCTCATTCCCCGCACACGGGCAAAACTTGGGTTCGCATATTCACTTGTAACCGGAATAATGTTTGGAATTTATCTTATCGTCATTAAAAACATCGCGTATGTTATCGATAATAAATTTTATATTGATTCATTTTGGATTGAAGCTGTCCTGATAATAGTGCTCGCATTTATATTCAGACCGCTTGTGGTTAGAGTACAAACACTTATCGAACATCTCTTCTATCAGGATATATTCCGTTATCGGCGTAACTTCATACGCTTCACGCGTGAAGCGCTTCATTACACGAATGCAAGAGAGATGACAGAAGCGGCGATACGATTTCTCAGGGAAACAATCTTTGTATCGATATCGGATGTTTTGTTGAAAGATAATTCAGAAAGTATATTTCGGAGTGTAATAAATTCAGGCATTACTTTGCCGAGAGACGGATGCCTCTCAACAATAATCAGCAAGGAATCTAAACCGTGCGAAGTTGAAGAAATTATGGAAACCTGTTCAACGGATGAACGAACCATTCTACAAGAATATCGGGGTGGCTACGTTGTAGGACTCTACACAGAGAAAGCGATGTCGGGACTTCTTCTCATTGGTCCGATGACAACGCGAAAACCATATTCCATCGATGAAGTCGAATTTTTCACTATCTTTGCAAACGAGATATCAATGTCGATAGAACGAAATGTTCTAATCGAAAAAATGCGGGATGAACAAGCAAAAGCGGCACAATTTGAACGGCTTGCATCGCTTGGCAGACTTACAGCAGGCATCGCTCACGATTTTCGTAACCCGCTCGGCATTATTTCAATATCAGCGCAAACTATTCTTCGTAATCCCAAAGACGAACAAATTCATCAGAAGATGAGCGCATTCATAGTAGATGAGAGCAAACGACTCAATAAAACTATAGATTCATTTTTGCATTTTGCCAAACCACATAAACCGACATGGGAAGAAGCCAATCTTGAAAAGATCATCGATGGAATCGTTCAGACAATAAATACACAAGCTTCCGAAAGCAACGTAACAATTAACAAAGAACTTTTTGGAGAAATACCGAAATTGACAACTTCGGTGCAACATCTTAGCCGGGTGTTGACAAACTTAGGTGTAAATGCTATCGAGGCAATGCCAAAAGGTGGTGAATTGAATTTTAAAGTAATGAATGAAGATAATTTTATTACCATTACGGTTTCAGATACAGGAACAGGTATCCCGGAAGAACTTAAGTCAAAAATCTTCGACCCTTTTTTTACGACTAAATCAAACGGCACCGGTTTAGGTTTGTCAATCGTTCATTCAATGGTCGAGAGTATTAAAGGTGAAATATCGTTAACTTCAAATAAAAATGGGACAACATTTTATATTAAACTTCCAATAGATGGGTCGCGAATATGA
- a CDS encoding sigma-54-dependent Fis family transcriptional regulator: protein MNNLNLLIIDDEEKTRQVLEINLQSAHNVILAKDGREALALLQSEPIDIVLTDLKMPDVDGQTVMKEVRKMGRSIPVIIMTAFGTVDNAVSMMKEGAFDYLTKPVDLDQLDLVLARAINHVKLIRENEELRSQLRSIGNLSNIITASSKMQYVLKTIQQIASTNFTVLIEGETGTGKELVARAIHSSSQRSAKTFVDINCGAIPRELLESEFFGSEKGAFTGATNRRLGKFEQANGGTLFLDEIGELPIELQVKLLRAIEEQAIVRVGGNERISLDLRIIAATNRKLKAEVEEGRFRSDLYYRLNVVNIVLPPLGERAEDIPLLAQHFLMKHKKNVGKDIKGFDPAVLIYLKRCPWRGNVRELDNVVVRSMVAASEEYITIEDLPADLHIGSNDEQESIPSSYQEYLSQKKILKDKHLREFEKNFILEALRNNHWNISQTARALDMDRRLLQNMMKEHGLKFKENEL from the coding sequence ATGAACAATCTAAATCTATTAATAATTGATGATGAAGAAAAGACAAGACAAGTCTTAGAAATCAATCTTCAATCTGCCCATAATGTTATCCTAGCAAAAGATGGTCGTGAGGCATTGGCTCTCCTGCAAAGTGAACCAATCGATATTGTACTCACCGATTTGAAGATGCCGGATGTAGATGGACAGACCGTTATGAAAGAAGTGAGAAAAATGGGGCGAAGTATCCCTGTAATTATCATGACAGCGTTTGGCACAGTCGATAACGCAGTTTCGATGATGAAAGAAGGCGCGTTTGATTATTTGACGAAACCGGTTGACCTTGATCAATTAGATTTGGTTCTTGCTCGTGCAATAAATCATGTGAAGTTGATTAGAGAGAACGAAGAACTGCGTAGCCAATTGCGTTCGATAGGAAATCTAAGCAATATTATAACAGCAAGTTCAAAAATGCAGTATGTTTTAAAAACAATTCAGCAAATTGCTTCAACAAATTTCACCGTACTTATTGAAGGTGAAACCGGAACAGGAAAGGAATTGGTTGCAAGGGCAATTCACTCTTCAAGTCAACGCTCTGCTAAAACTTTCGTTGACATAAATTGCGGTGCAATCCCCAGAGAATTATTAGAAAGCGAATTTTTCGGCAGCGAGAAAGGCGCTTTCACAGGAGCAACAAACAGACGCCTAGGTAAATTTGAACAGGCAAACGGTGGAACATTGTTTCTTGATGAAATCGGTGAACTGCCAATTGAGTTACAAGTAAAGCTTCTTCGTGCAATTGAAGAACAAGCGATCGTGCGTGTGGGAGGGAATGAAAGAATATCGTTAGACCTTCGGATTATAGCGGCAACAAATCGTAAATTGAAAGCCGAAGTTGAAGAAGGACGATTTCGTAGCGATTTATATTATCGGCTCAACGTTGTCAATATCGTTCTCCCACCGTTGGGTGAACGTGCGGAAGATATTCCGCTTCTTGCTCAACATTTCTTAATGAAGCATAAGAAAAATGTTGGAAAAGATATCAAAGGTTTCGATCCGGCTGTGCTTATTTATTTAAAGAGATGTCCATGGCGAGGTAATGTTCGTGAATTGGATAATGTGGTGGTGAGATCGATGGTCGCAGCCAGTGAAGAATATATCACTATCGAGGATTTACCAGCCGACCTTCACATCGGAAGTAATGATGAACAAGAATCAATCCCCTCTTCCTATCAAGAATATCTTTCCCAAAAAAAGATACTGAAAGATAAACACCTTAGGGAATTTGAGAAAAACTTCATCCTCGAAGCCCTCCGCAACAATCATTGGAACATTTCTCAAACAGCAAGAGCTCTCGATATGGATCGCCGCCTGCTGCAAAATATGATGAAGGAACATGGATTAAAGTTCAAAGAGAATGAATTGTAA
- a CDS encoding TetR/AcrR family transcriptional regulator: MLEEKNIEHRILEVASEIFFQSGFNRVRMDKISNQIGIDKKIIYKYYISKDQLVERILEDNMLAALYRYKKIMDSSEEYAIKLFHILSLMGKTLASMGILFLDDLRKYRPDLWHKLEDIRSQTLLMSITEFLEDGIRLGIVRGDLRKEILIIAYFGTMESVLRSKEISVNSFSSDEAINLITHILVDGLLSVQEQGRWNNKNLITSN; encoded by the coding sequence ATGTTAGAAGAGAAAAATATAGAACATCGGATACTTGAAGTTGCAAGCGAAATATTCTTTCAGTCTGGATTCAACAGAGTAAGGATGGATAAGATCAGTAACCAGATTGGTATCGATAAGAAAATTATTTATAAATATTATATATCAAAAGATCAATTGGTTGAGCGGATTCTCGAAGATAACATGCTTGCTGCATTGTATCGCTACAAAAAAATAATGGATTCATCTGAGGAATATGCAATAAAACTATTTCACATTTTATCGTTGATGGGCAAGACGCTCGCGAGTATGGGTATTTTGTTCCTCGATGACTTGCGTAAATATCGACCAGATTTATGGCATAAGTTAGAAGATATCCGCAGTCAAACACTCTTGATGAGTATTACTGAGTTCTTGGAAGATGGGATCCGGCTTGGAATAGTAAGAGGAGATCTGCGCAAAGAGATTCTGATCATCGCATATTTTGGCACGATGGAGAGCGTCCTCCGCTCTAAAGAAATTTCGGTAAATTCATTTTCTAGTGATGAGGCAATCAACCTCATAACTCACATTCTGGTCGATGGACTTTTGTCTGTTCAGGAACAGGGACGTTGGAATAATAAAAATTTAATCACTTCAAATTAA
- a CDS encoding efflux RND transporter periplasmic adaptor subunit — MKYFITLFLTLFLFGCSKNDKNAITASGTIETTEVTVTAKVGGEITKLHVNEGANVNKGDTLVTIDKTDFEIQYKQSSANAAAAEAQYKLTILGPRDEDVLQAKANFENAQSDFQRAEKLLKQKTVTQKQYDDTKMKFIMAQQNYGKMKSGSRKEEVDIARARRDQAVAQVDAARKKLNDTYVTATMKGVITEKAIEEGDIVMPNGSLLRISRLDKVYIMIYVTEVELARVKLGHEAKIYIDAYPNKSFTGKVSYISDVAEFTPKNVQTKEDRTKLVFGVKIEVENPEQQLKPGMPADATIEIGSK; from the coding sequence ATGAAATATTTCATCACTCTTTTCCTCACCCTCTTCTTGTTCGGTTGCTCTAAAAACGACAAGAACGCCATTACCGCTTCGGGTACCATAGAAACAACGGAAGTTACTGTAACCGCCAAGGTCGGTGGTGAAATCACTAAACTTCATGTAAACGAGGGTGCGAACGTTAATAAAGGCGATACGTTAGTAACGATAGACAAAACAGATTTCGAGATTCAATACAAACAATCATCGGCGAATGCCGCTGCCGCAGAGGCACAATATAAACTTACTATTCTTGGACCTCGAGATGAAGATGTATTACAGGCAAAAGCAAATTTTGAAAACGCCCAATCAGATTTCCAACGTGCAGAAAAATTATTGAAACAAAAAACCGTAACACAGAAACAGTATGATGATACAAAGATGAAATTCATTATGGCACAGCAGAATTATGGAAAGATGAAGAGTGGCTCGCGCAAGGAGGAAGTTGATATCGCACGCGCACGCCGAGATCAGGCAGTCGCTCAAGTCGATGCAGCACGGAAAAAACTGAACGATACTTACGTTACTGCAACAATGAAAGGCGTCATAACCGAGAAAGCAATCGAAGAAGGTGATATTGTTATGCCGAACGGATCTCTTCTCCGTATTTCACGCTTGGATAAAGTTTATATAATGATTTATGTTACAGAAGTTGAGCTTGCCCGTGTGAAACTTGGACATGAAGCGAAGATTTATATCGATGCTTATCCGAATAAATCTTTCACCGGTAAAGTATCCTACATATCCGACGTTGCAGAGTTCACACCGAAAAATGTACAGACCAAAGAAGATCGCACGAAACTTGTATTCGGTGTAAAGATTGAAGTAGAAAATCCGGAACAACAATTAAAACCGGGTATGCCTGCTGATGCAACTATCGAAATCGGGTCTAAATAA
- a CDS encoding ABC transporter ATP-binding protein: MTENAIDIRGLTKKFDDIIAVNDFNLTIQQGEMFGLVGPDGAGKTTLFRMLTGILLPTSGEAKLLGFDLIKQTKDINKEIGYLSQRFSLYGDLTIDENIEFFAEINGVENYKERREELLEFTRLTPFRKRLADQLSGGMKQKLALACTLIHKPKIIFLDEPTTGVDPVSRRDFWKILSSLLESKITIVMSTPYLDEAERCGRVALMNQGKVMVVDTPPNIKKLMKGDLIEIVSDQIRRATTLLKENKLVLDVQAFGDRLNVVLEDSTRDYPIVEETLRNANITITERRNISPSLENIFISLMSRQNN, from the coding sequence ATGACGGAAAACGCAATTGATATACGAGGATTGACTAAGAAATTCGACGACATTATTGCGGTGAACGACTTCAATCTGACGATCCAGCAAGGTGAGATGTTCGGTTTAGTTGGACCCGATGGCGCTGGAAAAACTACTCTCTTTCGAATGCTCACAGGTATTCTTCTTCCAACATCGGGTGAAGCTAAATTGCTTGGATTCGATCTAATCAAACAAACGAAAGATATAAACAAAGAAATCGGATACCTCTCTCAGCGTTTCAGTCTTTATGGCGATTTGACTATCGACGAGAACATTGAGTTCTTTGCCGAAATAAATGGAGTAGAGAATTATAAAGAACGGCGCGAGGAATTGCTCGAATTCACCCGGCTTACCCCTTTTCGAAAAAGATTAGCCGATCAACTTTCGGGTGGTATGAAACAGAAATTGGCGCTCGCTTGTACGCTAATTCACAAACCCAAAATTATTTTCCTTGACGAACCCACCACAGGCGTTGATCCTGTCTCGCGGAGAGATTTTTGGAAAATTCTATCGAGTCTCCTGGAATCAAAAATAACAATCGTTATGAGCACACCTTATTTAGATGAAGCCGAGCGTTGCGGAAGAGTAGCCCTGATGAATCAGGGTAAAGTTATGGTTGTGGATACCCCTCCAAATATTAAAAAATTGATGAAGGGTGATCTCATCGAAATAGTTTCCGATCAGATTCGGCGCGCAACAACTTTATTGAAGGAAAACAAATTGGTGTTAGATGTCCAAGCATTCGGCGATCGCCTCAATGTTGTGCTTGAAGACAGCACGAGAGATTACCCGATAGTTGAAGAAACGCTTCGGAATGCAAATATCACGATTACCGAGCGACGGAATATTTCTCCATCATTGGAGAACATATTTATCTCATTAATGTCACGGCAAAATAATTGA